One Pseudomonas sp. FP1742 genomic window carries:
- the ggt gene encoding gamma-glutamyltransferase has product MKFEPFAKSLMATTLALSCLMAHGASVAPVAAENGMVVTAQHLASHVGVDVLKNGGNAVDAAVAVGYALAVVYPAAGNLGGGGFMTIQLADGRKTFLDFREKAPLAATADMYLDKQGNVIPELSTRGHLAVGVPGTVSGMELALKKYGTKPRKEVIAPAIKLAEDGFVLEQGDVDLLETATDVFKKDLRDSGSIFLSNGEPMQVGQKLVQKDLGKTLREISEKGADGFYKGWVADAIVTSSQANKGIITQADLDKYQTRELAPIECDYRGYHVVSAPPPSSGGVVICEIMNILDGYPMKDLGYRSAQAMHYQIEAMRHAYVDRNSYLGDPDFVKNPIAHLLDKNYATKIREAIDPQKAGVSREIKPGVAPHEGSNTTHYSIVDKWGNAVSVTYTLNDWFGAGVMASKTGVILNDEMDDFTSKIGVPNMYGLVQGEANAIAPGKAPLSSMSPTIVTKDGKVVMVVGTPGGSRIITATLLTMLNVIDYGMNIQEAVDAPRFHQQWLPEETNLENFAISPDTRKMLESWGHKFAKPQDPNHIAAILVGAPSLEGKPVGKNRFYGANDPRRNTGLSLGY; this is encoded by the coding sequence ATGAAGTTCGAACCTTTTGCCAAATCGCTCATGGCGACCACCTTGGCGCTGAGCTGCCTGATGGCCCATGGAGCCTCCGTCGCCCCGGTCGCGGCCGAAAACGGTATGGTCGTCACCGCCCAGCATCTGGCCAGCCACGTCGGCGTCGATGTTCTCAAAAATGGCGGCAATGCGGTCGATGCCGCAGTCGCGGTGGGTTATGCGCTGGCAGTGGTGTACCCCGCGGCGGGTAACCTGGGCGGCGGCGGTTTCATGACGATTCAATTGGCGGACGGGCGCAAGACTTTCCTCGACTTCCGTGAAAAAGCCCCGCTGGCGGCCACCGCCGACATGTACCTCGACAAGCAGGGCAACGTCATCCCCGAACTCAGCACCCGTGGTCACCTGGCCGTCGGCGTACCGGGCACCGTGTCCGGCATGGAACTGGCGCTGAAGAAGTACGGCACCAAACCCCGCAAGGAAGTGATCGCCCCGGCGATCAAGCTTGCCGAAGACGGTTTCGTGCTGGAACAAGGTGACGTCGATCTGTTGGAAACGGCCACCGACGTGTTCAAGAAAGACCTGCGCGACTCGGGCTCGATCTTCCTGAGCAACGGTGAGCCGATGCAGGTCGGGCAGAAACTGGTGCAAAAAGACTTGGGCAAAACCCTGCGGGAAATTTCCGAGAAGGGCGCCGACGGTTTCTATAAAGGCTGGGTGGCCGACGCCATTGTCACCTCCAGCCAGGCCAACAAGGGCATCATCACCCAGGCCGACCTCGACAAATACCAGACCCGCGAACTGGCACCCATCGAGTGCGACTACCGTGGCTATCACGTGGTCTCGGCACCGCCGCCAAGCTCCGGCGGAGTGGTGATCTGCGAGATCATGAACATCCTCGACGGCTATCCGATGAAAGACCTCGGCTACCGCTCGGCGCAGGCCATGCACTACCAGATCGAAGCGATGCGCCACGCGTACGTGGACCGCAACAGCTATCTCGGCGACCCGGACTTCGTGAAAAACCCGATCGCCCATTTGCTGGATAAAAACTACGCGACCAAAATCCGCGAAGCCATCGATCCGCAAAAAGCCGGCGTATCCCGCGAGATCAAACCCGGCGTAGCCCCCCATGAAGGCAGCAACACCACCCACTACTCGATCGTCGACAAATGGGGCAACGCGGTATCGGTGACCTATACCCTCAACGACTGGTTCGGCGCCGGCGTGATGGCGAGCAAAACCGGGGTCATCCTCAATGATGAAATGGACGATTTCACCTCGAAAATCGGCGTGCCGAACATGTACGGCCTGGTACAAGGGGAGGCCAACGCCATCGCCCCCGGCAAGGCACCGCTGTCGTCCATGAGCCCGACCATCGTCACCAAGGATGGCAAGGTCGTCATGGTCGTCGGCACTCCCGGTGGCAGCCGCATCATCACCGCGACCCTGCTGACCATGCTCAACGTGATCGACTACGGCATGAACATCCAGGAAGCGGTGGATGCGCCGCGTTTCCACCAGCAGTGGTTGCCGGAAGAAACCAACCTGGAGAACTTCGCCATCAGCCCGGACACCAGGAAGATGCTTGAAAGTTGGGGGCACAAATTTGCCAAGCCGCAGGACCCCAACCATATAGCAGCTATTCTGGTAGGTGCGCCTTCGCTGGAAGGCAAACCCGTGGGCAAGAACCGCTTTTATGGGGCGAACGACCCACGGCGTAATACCGGGTTGTCACTCGGTTACTGA
- a CDS encoding winged helix-turn-helix domain-containing protein, with translation MMSTESKIENSQRGILAIGRTWRSTEKLRQLFVPNFTHVYTLDHQNPLNLDNEAQPHDTVLIDIESPSILNDCLALIRKLRTTSSEPAIIVAINFRAPQTKVECYLAGADHCINVPNDQDEKARLISELLETPEWQPAVKLILDQTCLHLYNDEYKLDLAYQEMKALDALINAEGNILHHDSMAESMGLNIKLYDSRVLEKSISRLRNKIKKHFGINIIHSVRGYGYRLLRGVVSIKQTNFHS, from the coding sequence ATGATGAGCACTGAGAGCAAAATCGAAAATAGCCAGAGGGGTATTCTCGCTATTGGGCGCACTTGGCGCTCGACAGAGAAACTTCGGCAATTATTTGTACCAAACTTCACGCATGTTTATACATTAGATCACCAAAACCCGCTGAACCTTGATAACGAAGCTCAACCGCACGATACCGTACTGATCGATATTGAAAGCCCCTCTATTCTCAATGACTGCCTGGCGCTCATCAGGAAGTTACGTACAACTTCGTCAGAGCCGGCCATTATCGTTGCTATAAATTTTCGTGCGCCGCAAACCAAAGTTGAATGTTACCTGGCCGGCGCCGATCACTGTATCAATGTACCCAATGATCAGGACGAAAAAGCCAGATTAATTTCAGAACTGCTCGAAACACCTGAATGGCAGCCGGCTGTAAAGTTGATCCTGGACCAGACATGCCTGCACTTATACAACGACGAATACAAACTTGATCTGGCCTATCAGGAAATGAAAGCCCTGGATGCGCTTATCAACGCAGAAGGCAATATCCTGCACCACGATAGTATGGCTGAGTCCATGGGCTTAAATATAAAGCTGTACGATTCGCGGGTTCTGGAAAAATCCATAAGCCGGCTTCGAAACAAGATCAAAAAACACTTTGGCATTAATATTATTCACAGTGTTCGCGGTTATGGCTATCGATTACTTCGAGGGGTCGTATCAATAAAGCAAACAAACTTTCACTCTTAA
- a CDS encoding winged helix-turn-helix domain-containing protein — MNTSNNSFLIFTRDQLARQAIESLLAQRLYLSFEIESGKLSSERIRKSRFTHILLDQADISLSDVSFIRKNQKDAEIILITPSSEHSELHHFSHFGIDGFLKKPVADEEFISAVSRVKESQGNPDIWWFNADDRTLVKEDITIPLTGTESLMLTQLVISDRRVLSKNDLILRIDKDPEHYSGLEMCLSRLQKKFKTAANGDRLIRSVRNRGYCLAQRIRVAY; from the coding sequence GTGAATACGTCAAACAACAGCTTTCTAATTTTCACCCGAGATCAACTGGCACGACAAGCAATAGAATCGCTTCTCGCACAACGCCTGTATTTATCTTTTGAAATCGAATCCGGCAAACTCAGCAGCGAACGCATCCGAAAGAGTCGATTCACGCACATCCTGCTCGATCAGGCCGACATATCGCTGAGCGATGTCAGCTTTATCCGCAAGAATCAAAAGGATGCGGAAATCATACTGATAACCCCCAGCTCGGAACATTCAGAACTTCATCACTTCTCGCACTTCGGAATTGATGGTTTCCTGAAGAAGCCGGTGGCCGACGAAGAGTTCATCTCGGCAGTCAGCCGAGTGAAAGAATCGCAAGGCAACCCCGACATCTGGTGGTTTAATGCTGATGACAGAACATTAGTCAAGGAAGATATAACCATCCCGTTGACCGGGACCGAATCGTTAATGCTCACGCAACTGGTCATCAGTGATCGACGGGTACTCAGCAAGAACGATCTTATACTACGCATCGATAAAGATCCGGAGCATTATAGCGGTCTTGAAATGTGCTTGAGCCGGTTGCAGAAAAAATTCAAGACTGCCGCCAACGGCGACCGACTTATTCGCTCGGTCAGAAACCGTGGTTATTGCCTGGCACAACGGATAAGAGTCGCTTACTGA
- a CDS encoding N-acetyltransferase: protein MAVQVLRVDATHIDKVASLFDAYRGFYGQPSNLMQSRDFIAERIARDESAIFFAGDSTGEALGFVQLYPTFSSIDAHRTWLLSDLFTTPAARGRGVGTLLMNTARAFALLTGAKGMVLETATDNHLAQRLYESLGYVRDTGYYTYCLDLKQVQTCGSEPPN from the coding sequence ATGGCCGTCCAGGTCTTGCGCGTTGATGCAACCCACATCGATAAAGTTGCCAGCCTCTTCGACGCCTATCGAGGCTTTTACGGCCAACCCTCGAACCTGATGCAGTCCCGCGATTTCATCGCCGAGCGCATCGCCAGGGACGAATCGGCGATCTTCTTCGCCGGGGACTCCACAGGCGAAGCGCTCGGCTTTGTCCAGTTGTACCCGACGTTCTCCTCCATCGACGCCCATCGCACCTGGCTGCTCAGCGATCTCTTCACCACCCCTGCCGCCCGAGGCAGAGGGGTAGGGACGTTGCTGATGAACACCGCTCGAGCCTTCGCGCTGTTGACCGGCGCCAAGGGCATGGTGCTGGAAACGGCTACGGACAATCACCTCGCGCAACGGTTGTATGAGTCATTGGGCTATGTGCGCGATACGGGTTATTACACCTACTGTCTCGACTTGAAGCAGGTACAAACTTGTGGGAGCGAGCCCCCTAACTGA
- a CDS encoding methylated-DNA--[protein]-cysteine S-methyltransferase: MTYTFTTLASPVGELKLVAKGARLAAILWENDKPGRVRLGPMSEAADNPILIRAARQLQEYFAGTRNRFELDLDFAGTDFQKQVWQALLTIPYGETRSYSEIARQIGNPSAVRAVGAANGKNPISIVAPCHRVIGASGKLTGFAGGLEAKERLLTLEGCEWSGAGRMGDLF, translated from the coding sequence ATGACCTACACCTTCACCACCCTGGCGTCGCCGGTCGGCGAGTTGAAGCTGGTCGCGAAAGGCGCGCGTCTGGCGGCCATCCTCTGGGAAAACGACAAACCCGGTCGGGTAAGGCTGGGGCCGATGAGTGAAGCGGCGGACAACCCGATCCTGATACGCGCCGCACGGCAGTTGCAGGAATACTTTGCCGGCACGCGCAATCGTTTTGAGTTGGACCTGGACTTTGCCGGCACGGATTTTCAGAAGCAGGTGTGGCAGGCGCTGCTGACGATTCCGTATGGCGAGACGCGCAGCTACAGCGAGATTGCCCGGCAGATCGGCAATCCCAGCGCGGTTCGGGCGGTGGGCGCGGCCAACGGCAAAAATCCGATATCGATTGTCGCGCCATGTCATCGGGTGATTGGTGCGTCGGGGAAATTGACGGGGTTTGCCGGGGGGCTTGAGGCCAAAGAGCGGTTGCTGACGCTGGAGGGCTGTGAATGGTCGGGGGCCGGCAGGATGGGTGATTTGTTTTGA
- a CDS encoding peroxiredoxin, which yields MAIRIGDEAPDFTAESTEGPLHFHEWIGDKWAILFSHPKDFTPVCTTELGYMAGLKPEFDKRNTKIVGLSVDPVSNHKTWAKDIEETQGHAVNYPMIGDENLVVAKLYDMIHPNASGGARTAVDNATVRSVFIIGPDKKVKAMLIYPMSAGRNFDEVLRLLDSLQLNAKHTVATPVNWRPGEDVIIPTSVSDEDARKKYPDGFKTLKPYLRTVAQPK from the coding sequence ATGGCAATCCGTATTGGCGACGAAGCACCGGACTTTACTGCCGAAAGTACCGAAGGCCCGCTGCATTTCCATGAGTGGATCGGTGACAAGTGGGCGATTCTGTTCTCGCATCCCAAGGATTTCACCCCGGTGTGCACCACTGAACTGGGCTACATGGCAGGGCTCAAGCCGGAGTTCGATAAGCGCAACACCAAAATTGTCGGCCTCAGCGTCGACCCTGTCAGTAACCACAAGACCTGGGCCAAAGACATCGAAGAGACCCAGGGGCACGCGGTCAACTACCCAATGATCGGCGACGAAAACCTGGTAGTGGCGAAGCTCTACGACATGATTCATCCCAATGCCAGTGGCGGCGCACGGACAGCCGTGGACAACGCCACGGTGCGCTCGGTGTTCATTATCGGCCCGGACAAAAAGGTCAAGGCGATGCTGATCTACCCGATGAGCGCCGGGCGCAACTTCGATGAAGTGCTGCGTCTGCTCGACTCTCTGCAACTGAACGCCAAGCACACCGTCGCCACGCCGGTGAACTGGCGTCCGGGTGAGGACGTCATCATTCCCACGTCGGTCTCCGATGAAGACGCCAGGAAGAAATACCCGGATGGCTTCAAGACGCTGAAACCTTATTTGCGCACGGTGGCGCAACCGAAGTAA
- a CDS encoding cysteine hydrolase family protein, which translates to MSTALLIIDVQRALCTGEYECFDIQRVIDTINGLSTKARTVNIPVILIQHEEEGDLLQYGSKGWQLAEGLKTSPQDLRLRKTAPDSFYQTPLHEHLQELDVDRLIICGLQTDYCVNATVREALSRGYDVVLAADAHSTIDNGTMSAEDIISEHNKDLAHLTGSVARIDVVPASEIKIQNDL; encoded by the coding sequence ATGAGCACCGCACTCCTGATCATCGATGTCCAACGCGCGCTGTGCACCGGCGAATATGAATGCTTCGACATCCAGCGTGTCATCGACACCATCAACGGCCTCAGCACCAAAGCCCGAACCGTCAATATTCCGGTGATCCTGATCCAGCACGAAGAAGAGGGCGATCTGCTGCAATACGGTAGCAAAGGCTGGCAACTGGCCGAGGGCCTGAAAACTTCACCCCAAGACCTGCGGCTGCGCAAAACCGCCCCGGACTCGTTCTACCAGACGCCCCTGCATGAACATCTGCAAGAGCTGGACGTCGACCGCCTGATCATCTGCGGCCTGCAAACCGACTACTGCGTCAACGCCACCGTCCGCGAGGCATTATCGCGAGGCTACGACGTGGTGCTGGCGGCCGACGCCCATTCCACTATCGACAATGGCACGATGAGCGCCGAAGACATCATCAGCGAACACAACAAGGATCTGGCGCATCTGACCGGTTCCGTGGCGCGGATCGACGTCGTGCCGGCCAGCGAAATCAAAATCCAGAACGACCTGTAG
- a CDS encoding EAL domain-containing protein — protein sequence MESSRQYTVQENFSLVFFRQSILKRNDELFGTEIYAKATKQQMPINKGYQQPHLDHPLAIYREVLMRVQLNALSQTEAAPSPSTQAPNKLFVTMSQSALLDKTLIKELSDAQTILKRHEQQLIPSINGSSFLSFNLKEKRTIINHIHLLKDNGIEIAFDGYDLSDDSVEKLISPTLFDYIKVDLTRSNFDIMVENSQDFFNRSYDCLSSMIHDSKIKFIADRVEHKALHTLARSMPFDFFQGRYYSPTEVI from the coding sequence ATGGAGTCCAGCAGGCAATATACGGTGCAAGAGAACTTCTCTTTGGTATTCTTCAGGCAATCGATTCTCAAACGAAACGATGAACTGTTCGGCACTGAAATCTATGCCAAAGCGACCAAACAGCAGATGCCGATAAACAAGGGGTATCAGCAACCGCACCTAGATCACCCACTGGCGATCTATCGCGAAGTTTTGATGCGCGTCCAATTAAATGCCCTCTCACAAACCGAGGCTGCACCTTCTCCATCCACACAGGCACCCAACAAACTGTTCGTCACCATGAGTCAATCCGCGTTGCTGGATAAAACGCTGATCAAGGAACTGAGTGACGCTCAAACGATACTCAAGAGGCATGAGCAACAGCTGATTCCCAGCATTAACGGCAGCTCGTTCCTTTCATTCAACCTAAAAGAAAAAAGAACCATTATCAATCACATTCATTTATTGAAGGACAACGGAATCGAAATCGCTTTCGATGGCTATGACCTAAGCGATGACAGCGTTGAAAAACTAATCAGTCCGACGCTGTTCGATTACATAAAAGTGGACTTGACCCGCTCCAACTTCGACATCATGGTCGAAAACAGCCAGGACTTTTTCAACAGGTCTTACGACTGCCTGAGCAGCATGATCCATGACAGCAAGATCAAATTCATCGCGGACCGGGTGGAGCACAAAGCACTGCACACGCTGGCTCGCAGCATGCCTTTCGATTTTTTCCAGGGGCGCTACTACTCCCCTACCGAGGTTATTTAA
- a CDS encoding YbfB/YjiJ family MFS transporter gives MHSTSLDTGRSAIWLPIFAGLCASLVSIGLARFAYTPLIPSLIQAQWFSAGDVVYLGAANLVGYLIGALIGHPLARHTSNKTALRLMLLAVTLAFFACAFPLSVSWFFGWRLLSGIAGGAIMVLVAATVLPHVPASRRGLASGAIFLGIGLGIAGSGTLVPPLLSLGLQNTWLGLGALALILTAASWFGWPSALAHETAAPHAQHTKLPFNANLYLLFAQYALMAAGLVPAMVFLVDYVTRGLGAGPHVGALIWVMYGLGAIVGPVSYGFLADQLGAKPSIRLVLVVQAIAVGLLSISSSFTALALLAVILGSFPPGIVPLALARVHELVPQHHQQQVAWSRATVSFATFQAIAGFAYSALFNASGGHHGLLFVIAAGAIVVAFLLEQAMRLLDRRDRMMPVSCS, from the coding sequence ATGCACAGCACATCCCTCGACACTGGGCGCAGCGCGATCTGGCTGCCGATCTTCGCCGGTCTCTGCGCCAGCCTGGTCAGCATTGGTCTGGCACGTTTTGCCTACACGCCGTTGATTCCGTCGTTGATTCAAGCCCAGTGGTTTTCCGCCGGCGACGTGGTGTACCTCGGCGCCGCCAATCTGGTGGGCTACCTGATCGGCGCATTGATCGGCCATCCGCTGGCCCGGCACACGTCCAATAAAACCGCTTTGCGGCTGATGCTGCTGGCGGTGACACTGGCGTTTTTTGCCTGTGCCTTTCCGTTATCGGTGAGCTGGTTCTTCGGCTGGCGTTTGCTGTCGGGGATTGCCGGGGGCGCAATCATGGTGCTGGTGGCGGCGACCGTGTTGCCCCATGTGCCCGCCTCACGCAGAGGCTTGGCCAGCGGCGCGATCTTTCTCGGCATCGGCTTGGGCATTGCCGGCTCAGGCACCCTCGTTCCGCCGCTGCTGAGCCTTGGCTTACAGAACACTTGGCTGGGGCTCGGCGCCTTGGCCTTGATTCTGACCGCCGCCAGTTGGTTTGGCTGGCCTTCAGCCCTTGCCCATGAAACGGCTGCTCCGCATGCTCAGCACACGAAATTACCGTTTAACGCCAACCTTTACCTGCTGTTTGCGCAGTACGCGCTCATGGCCGCCGGGCTGGTGCCGGCGATGGTGTTTCTGGTGGATTACGTAACGCGCGGCCTCGGCGCCGGGCCCCATGTGGGCGCGCTGATCTGGGTAATGTATGGCCTCGGCGCGATTGTCGGGCCGGTGAGTTATGGTTTTCTGGCCGATCAACTGGGGGCAAAGCCGAGCATCCGCCTGGTGCTGGTGGTGCAGGCGATTGCCGTCGGGCTGCTGTCGATATCGAGTTCGTTCACCGCCCTGGCCTTGCTGGCGGTAATCCTCGGTTCGTTCCCGCCGGGCATCGTGCCGCTGGCGCTGGCCCGAGTGCATGAGCTGGTGCCGCAACACCATCAGCAACAAGTGGCCTGGAGCCGCGCCACGGTTTCGTTCGCGACCTTTCAGGCCATCGCCGGGTTTGCCTACTCGGCGCTGTTCAACGCCAGCGGCGGTCATCACGGGTTGCTGTTCGTCATCGCGGCCGGGGCCATCGTCGTCGCGTTCTTGCTGGAACAGGCCATGCGTTTGCTGGACCGCCGCGACCGGATGATGCCGGTGAGTTGTTCATGA
- a CDS encoding ABC transporter ATP-binding protein, with protein sequence MPVLTRFASLLDQARRALLLVWGTSRGLFLGLVLATLIAGVLPALAAWLGQRIVDAVVTAMQLHAQQGSAPLWPVVRYVLFEAGVLALLSGTQRALSVQQSLLRVQLGQKVNTMILEKAQTLSLVQFENSEFYDKLVRVRREASTRPLALVMKSLGLIQNLIVLISFGVLLVHFSPWALVLLVVGALPVFFAEAHFSGDAFRLFTRRAPESRQQNYIETLLSHEGYIKEVKLFGFAPLLLQRYRDTFARLYAEDRRLTLRRDGWGFVLGLLGTAAFYLAYAWVVVDTVHGSISLGQMTMYLVLFKQGQAAVSSSLSAISGLYEDGLYLSSLYEYLAEPVVADTGSLAVGAVPGDGLRFENVGFRYPGASRAALQGIDLHLLPGHSLALVGENGSGKTTLIKLLTRLYRPDQGRILLDGSDLQAWDEEALRRRIGVIFQDYIRYQFSVGENIGVGDTLAFNDETRWQQAAAEGMAAPFIERLDRGYATQLGRWFAGGQELSGGQWQKIALSRAYMRRDADILILDEPTSALDPAAEAAVFEHFSQHTEGRMTLLISHRFSSVRNADHIIVLDQGSILERGDHDSLVAAGGRYAQLFNVQARGYR encoded by the coding sequence ATGCCTGTCCTGACCCGTTTTGCCTCACTGCTCGACCAGGCCAGACGTGCCTTGCTGCTGGTCTGGGGAACGTCCCGTGGACTGTTCCTGGGGTTGGTGCTGGCGACGCTGATCGCCGGGGTCCTGCCCGCGCTGGCGGCGTGGTTGGGGCAGCGGATTGTCGATGCAGTCGTCACCGCCATGCAGTTGCACGCGCAACAGGGTAGTGCGCCACTATGGCCGGTCGTGCGTTATGTGCTGTTTGAAGCGGGCGTGCTTGCATTGTTGTCCGGGACGCAGCGCGCATTGTCGGTGCAGCAGTCACTCTTGCGGGTGCAGTTGGGGCAGAAGGTCAACACGATGATTCTGGAGAAAGCCCAGACGTTATCGTTGGTCCAGTTCGAGAACTCAGAGTTCTACGACAAGCTGGTTCGGGTGCGACGCGAGGCATCGACCCGGCCGCTGGCGCTGGTGATGAAATCGCTGGGGCTGATCCAGAACCTGATCGTGTTGATCAGTTTCGGCGTGTTGCTGGTGCATTTTTCGCCCTGGGCGCTGGTGCTGCTGGTGGTCGGGGCGTTGCCGGTGTTCTTTGCCGAAGCGCATTTTTCCGGGGATGCCTTTCGGCTATTCACCCGCCGGGCGCCGGAGAGCCGGCAGCAGAACTACATCGAGACACTGCTCTCCCATGAGGGCTATATAAAAGAGGTGAAACTGTTCGGCTTCGCGCCGCTGCTGTTGCAGCGTTATCGGGACACGTTTGCGCGTCTCTACGCTGAAGACCGGCGCCTGACGTTGCGTCGCGATGGCTGGGGATTTGTGCTGGGGCTGCTGGGCACCGCGGCGTTTTACCTGGCCTATGCGTGGGTCGTGGTCGATACCGTTCACGGCAGCATCAGTCTTGGGCAAATGACCATGTATCTGGTGTTGTTCAAGCAGGGGCAGGCCGCCGTAAGCAGCAGCTTGAGCGCCATCAGCGGTCTCTACGAGGATGGTCTTTATCTGTCGAGCCTCTACGAGTATCTGGCCGAGCCCGTGGTGGCCGATACCGGAAGCCTTGCCGTGGGCGCGGTGCCCGGCGATGGTTTGCGTTTCGAGAATGTCGGCTTCCGCTATCCGGGGGCGAGCCGCGCCGCTTTGCAGGGCATCGATCTGCACCTGTTGCCCGGACACAGCCTCGCGCTGGTGGGGGAAAACGGTTCGGGCAAAACCACGCTGATCAAGTTGCTGACGCGGTTGTATCGCCCCGATCAGGGCCGAATCCTGCTGGACGGCAGCGATTTGCAGGCCTGGGATGAAGAGGCGCTGAGACGGCGCATCGGCGTGATTTTCCAGGACTACATTCGCTACCAGTTCTCCGTGGGCGAGAACATCGGCGTGGGCGATACCCTGGCGTTCAACGATGAAACCCGTTGGCAGCAAGCGGCCGCCGAAGGCATGGCCGCGCCTTTCATCGAGCGTCTGGATCGTGGTTACGCCACGCAATTGGGACGGTGGTTTGCCGGTGGGCAGGAACTGTCCGGTGGGCAATGGCAGAAGATCGCCTTGTCTCGCGCCTACATGCGCCGCGACGCCGATATCCTGATCCTGGATGAACCGACCTCGGCCCTGGACCCGGCGGCGGAAGCGGCGGTGTTCGAGCATTTCAGCCAACACACCGAAGGGCGCATGACGTTGCTGATTTCTCACCGCTTCTCCAGCGTGCGCAATGCCGACCACATTATCGTGCTGGACCAGGGTTCGATCCTTGAGCGAGGCGATCACGACAGCCTTGTCGCGGCGGGTGGGCGTTATGCGCAGTTGTTCAACGTGCAGGCGCGCGGTTATCGATAG
- a CDS encoding VOC family protein yields MKINPYLIFNGDCQAAFTFYAKSLPGQIEVMMTFGETPARDHVPVECHNLIIHTRLLVGDQAIMASDTTPDRPSAGMSGCSISLNVDSVVEAERVFATLAEGGNIQMPLETTFWAARFGMLVDRFGVSWMINCEKDQ; encoded by the coding sequence ATGAAAATCAATCCCTACCTGATCTTCAACGGTGACTGCCAGGCCGCTTTCACCTTCTACGCCAAAAGCCTGCCAGGCCAGATCGAAGTCATGATGACCTTCGGCGAAACCCCGGCCCGCGATCATGTTCCGGTGGAATGTCACAACCTGATCATTCACACGCGTCTGCTGGTGGGGGATCAGGCGATCATGGCCTCGGATACCACACCTGATCGTCCCAGCGCAGGCATGAGCGGGTGTTCGATATCGTTGAATGTCGACAGTGTGGTTGAGGCTGAGCGGGTGTTCGCAACGCTGGCTGAGGGCGGCAATATTCAAATGCCATTAGAGACGACATTCTGGGCGGCCCGCTTCGGGATGCTGGTCGACAGGTTTGGCGTGTCATGGATGATTAATTGCGAAAAGGATCAATGA
- a CDS encoding LysR family transcriptional regulator, which produces MNWDDARVFLAVCRESTLRGAARVLKVDQATVGRRIAALEKSLSATLFLRTSEGYALTAVGEAALQSVEKMEHSAFELERQIQGLDERLIGTVRVSTTDSLAIDFLIPAIARLHAVHPDVRVQLDASTQILSLAKREADIAVRNTRPDNPDLIARRIARWPVGLFASRSYVEANGVPQPGSAFEGHDLVVYQPYLQGNKNMTLVSEPLSRGRIVASLSSSLLVRRSIAAGLGVGEIPVYMGERDGLVRLWPERTRPLPYEVWLVTHADLRHTARVRAVIEQIVEAFALENE; this is translated from the coding sequence ATGAATTGGGATGATGCGCGAGTGTTTTTGGCGGTTTGCCGCGAATCGACGCTACGCGGCGCGGCACGGGTGCTGAAGGTCGATCAGGCCACCGTCGGCCGGCGCATCGCCGCGCTGGAAAAATCGTTGAGCGCGACCCTGTTCCTGCGCACCTCCGAGGGCTATGCGCTGACAGCGGTCGGCGAAGCGGCGTTGCAATCCGTGGAAAAGATGGAGCACTCGGCATTTGAGCTGGAGCGACAGATTCAGGGCCTCGACGAACGATTGATCGGCACTGTGCGCGTCAGCACCACCGATTCTCTGGCCATCGATTTTCTGATCCCGGCCATCGCTCGTTTGCATGCGGTGCACCCCGACGTGCGGGTGCAGCTGGACGCCTCCACGCAAATCCTCAGCCTGGCCAAGCGCGAGGCGGACATTGCCGTGCGCAACACCCGGCCGGACAATCCCGACCTGATCGCCCGGCGTATTGCGCGCTGGCCGGTGGGGCTGTTCGCTTCGCGAAGTTATGTCGAGGCCAACGGCGTACCGCAACCGGGCTCGGCTTTTGAAGGGCATGATCTGGTGGTGTATCAACCGTACTTGCAGGGCAACAAGAACATGACGCTGGTCTCGGAACCACTGAGCCGTGGGCGGATTGTCGCCAGCCTGAGTTCCAGCCTGCTGGTGCGTCGTTCGATTGCCGCAGGTCTCGGGGTGGGGGAGATCCCGGTGTACATGGGCGAGCGCGATGGGCTGGTCAGGCTGTGGCCGGAACGCACGCGCCCGTTGCCGTATGAAGTGTGGCTGGTGACCCATGCGGACCTGCGCCATACCGCGCGGGTGCGGGCGGTGATTGAGCAGATTGTCGAGGCGTTTGCACTGGAGAATGAATAA